TGGTCAAGGAGCGCAGTTCCACTACACAGCCTCAATCGGCAGCGACCTGCGTGGCGCGCGGCGCGGCCCGGAGCGCAGTTCGCGCGGGAGCGAGAAGAGCAGATCTTCGGTGGCGGTCCGGATCTCTTCCACCGCGCCAAATCCCCGCGCGGCAAGTGATTCGAGCAACTCATCCACCAGTACCTCGGGAACCGATGCGCCGGAGGTCACACCGACGGTTTCGACGGAAGCGAACCAGGATTCTTCAAGTTCGCCCGCACCGTCCACCCGGTGCGCGGTGCGCGCACCGGCCTCGAGCGCGACCTCGACCAATCGCACGGAATTCGACGAATTGGCCGAACCCACCACGATCACCAGATCGCACTGGGGGGCAAGCTTTTTGACGGCAACCTGCCTGTTTTGCGTCGCATAGCAGATATCGTCGCTGGGCGGATCCTGCAAGGCGGGGAACCGTTCGCGCAGCCTGCGCACGGTCTCCATGGTTTCATCGACCGACAGCGTGGTTTGGGAAATCCAGATGACCTTGTTCGGGTCACGCACTACTACGCCATCGACATCCGCCGGGGAATTGACGATCTGGATGTGCTCGGGAGCCTCGCCGTAGGTGCCCTCGACTTCCTCGTGGCCGGCGTGACCGATGAGAAGGATGTCGAAATCATCCTTGGCGAACCGCACCGCCTCCTTGTGCACCTTGGACACCAATGGACAGGTCGCATCGATCGTCGCGAGGTTACGGGCTTCGGCCGCGTCCTTGACCGCGGGCGACACGCCGTGCGCGGAGAACACAACCCTGGCGCCTTCAGGGACCTCGTCCGTATCGTCTACAAAGATCGCGCCGCGCTGCGCCAGCGTGCTGACCACGTACTTATTGTGAACGATCTCCTTGCGCACATAAATGGGCGCACCATATTGTTCCAACGCCTTTTCGACAGCGACAACCGCCCGATCGACGCCGGCACAATAACCGCGCGGGGCGGCGAGAAGAACTTTTTTCACCCGTCCACTGTATCGGGGAATAATGAAGGAATGCTTCCCGCCCGCGCAGCCGACACCACCGAACAAGACCCGTGGCCAGTGCGGCTGCTGTCCGCGAAAATCGAGGAATACATCACGCGGATGTCGGTGGTGTGGATCGAAGGTCAGATTGTCCAGCTCAACCGCCGCCCCGGCGCCGGGATGGCGTTCTTAACCCTGCGAGATGCCGATGTCAACGAATCGCTTCCCGTATCGATCTACGCCAGGGTCCTGGACGCCGGGCCCAAGCTCAACGAGGGCGACCGGGTCGTGGTGCGCGCCAAGGCCACCTTCTGGCGCCAACGCGGCAGCTTTCAGCTCCAGGCCGACAGGATCCGCCCCGTCGGCGTCGGCGACCTCCTCGCGCGCATCGAGCAGCTCAAGCGCGCCCTGGCGGGCGAAGGGCTCTTCGCGCCGGATAAGAAAAAGCCCTTACCGTTCCTGCCAAGGGTGGTCGGGCTCATCTGCGGACGAGAATCGAAGGCCGAACACGACGTGACCGTCAATGCGAGCGCCCGCTGGCCGGGCGTCCAGTTCGAGATTCGGGAGGTTGCGGTTCAGGGCACGCAGGCGGTAGCCCAGGTCACCCGGGCCCTGGCCGAGTTGGACGCCATGGACGGCGTCGACGTCATCGTGCTGGCTCGCGGCGGCGGTTCCGTCGAAGACCTGCTCCCGTTTTCCAACGAGACCCTGGTGCGGGCCGTTGCGGATGCGATCACGCCCGTGGTGAGCGCCATTGGCCACGAAACCGACAACCCGCTCGTGGACTTCGCAGCCGATTTGCGGGCCTCGACGCCAACCGACGCGGCCAAGCGGATAGTCCCCGACTACGAAGACGAGGTGCGCGGGCTGGCCAATGCGCGCAGTCGAATCGACCACGCGATCGATACCTCGCTGGCGCGAGAGGCAAGCACCATCGCGGCTCTACGCGCCACGCTGAGTTCACCGTTCGCGATCGTTGAACGCGAAGAGCAACGCGTCAAGGAATTAACGGAGCGACAGCGGTCCCTGCTAGAGGCCACCATCTTGCGTGCCGACCGCGACATATCGACGCTATCCGCGCAGGTCACGGCCCTATCACCGGCTCAGACCCTGAATCGCGGATACGCGATCATCCGCGACGAAAACGGCGTCATTGTGCGCACGGGCGCCACCATTTCGCCCGGAACTCGCATCACAGCGCGTTTGCGCGATGGGACTCTCGATGCAACCGTCCGCGGGTTCCGCCCGACCAGTGGTTAACTTAGACGATGAGTAACGTTGCGGATCTGACCTACGAACAAGCCAGGGATGAACTTGTGACCGTTGTGGGCAAGCTGGAATCCGGCGCCGGGTCCCTGGATGAATCGCTGGCTCTATGGGAACGGGGCGAAGCCTTGGCCGCGCATTGCCAGCGATGGCTCGATCAGGCACGCGCACGGCTCGAGAAGGCTCGCGCCGCCAGTGCGGGCGACGCAGGACTGGAAGATCCAGCAGGAGGCGAATCGTGAACGCACCCAACACCGCGGTGTTCGGATCGGCACCCGACCCCTACAAGGTCCTGGTCGTCGGCGAATCCCTCATTGACGTCGTGCAAAAGACCGACGGCTCGGTCCGCGAGCACTGCGGCGGTTCGCCAGCAAACGTCGCGATCGCCCTCGGCAGGCTGGGCCACGAGGTAAACCTGGTGACGTGGCTAGGCAAGGACGCCTACGCCGATATCCTGCGCGATTGGTTGAACGACTCCGGGGTCAACATCGCGGCGGGCTTAGGGGATGCGCCCTACACCCCGCTCGCCTCCGCCGTGATCGACAAGGACGGTTCGGCAACCTACACGTTCGACCTGACCTGGGATCTGTCAACGAGCGCGCGCGTTCCCGACCAGACTTCCGTCATCCACGTTGGTTCCCTGGCGGCGACGCTCGAACCGGGCAGCGACAAGGTTTACGAATTCATGCGGTCGGCGCGGGAAGCAACAACCGTCTTCGATCCGAACATTCGCCCCAGCATCGTGGACGATCCCGAGAGCATCCGCCATCGCGTCGAGCGCTTCTTTGACGCATCCGATGTCGTGCGGGCCTCCGACGTGGACCTGCTGTGGCTCTACCCGTACACGGACCCGATCGACGTGGCGCGCCGCCTCGTGCGCGAGCGCAGGCCCTCGCTGGTGGTTATCACTCAGGGGCCGCAGGGCGCCACCGCGATCACCAAGAACCACGAAGTGCACACGCCGACCGCTGCCTTCTCGGTCGTCGATAGGGTTGGCGCGGGCGATGCCGCCACCGGCGGCCTGATCGACGGGTTGAGCCAGGCCGGCCTGCTCACGAAGGCTAACCGCGAGCGGCTCGCCGACATCGACGAGCCGACGCTGCAGGCCATTTTGGACTGGTGTGCCCAGCTTTGCGCGTATTGTCTGTCAAAGGAGGGTGCCACCATGGCACGGCGGTCCGATCTTTCGGTATCGCTCAATCTCCCTTGTCACGATGGAGCAAACGATGGTTAAGACCCCGGCGCAAGCCTGGCAGGATCTACATGCGGGCAACGCGAGGTTCATGGCGGGAACGATGCACCACCCGTCGCAGGACGTTCAGCGCCGGCACGAACTCGCGGCAGCGCAATCGCCGTTTGCAGTGATCTTCGGCTGCTCCGATTCGCGCGTTGCCGCGGAAATCATCTTCGATCAGGGCCTGGGCGACGTCTTCGTCGTGCGCACCGCGGGACACGTCCTCGACACGACCGTCATCGGCTCAATCGAGTACGGCATCGACGTATTGGGGGCCTCCCTGATCGTCGTGTTGGCCCACGACCACTGCGGCGCAGTAGCCGCCGCGCACCACACGCTGACCACCGGCGAACAACCCACCGGCTTTGTGCGAGCGATCGTTGACCGCGTCCTGCCCTCGATCGTAAAGACGGGGGGCCCCGGCAAGGAACCGGGCCTGGCCATCAACGCGGAGGAACTGGGCCGCGAGCACGTGCGCCACACCGTCGACATGCTGTACGGCTATTCGGCGCACCTGGCCGCGGCAGTCGATGAGGGCCGCTGCGCGATCGTCGGCGTCGAATACGAACTGCACGACGGAAGAGCTTCCGTGATCGATTCAAGAGGCGACATAAGGTAGGGACATGGAATACCGCATCGAACACGACACCATGGGCGAAGTCAAGGTTCCAGCGACGGCGCTGTACCGGGCCCAGACCCAGCGCGCCGCCGAGAACTTCCCGATTTCGGGAACGCCGCTGGAGCGCGCGCACATCGCGGCGCTGGCGCAGATTAAGAAGGCGGCCGCGCGGGCGAACGCCGAACTGGGTGTGCTGGACCCCGCCATCGCGCAGGCAATAGTCGATGCGGCGGACGCCGTCGCCGCGGGGCACTACGACGGCGATTTCCCAGTGGATGTGTTCCAAACGGGGTCGGGGACCTCGTCCAATATGAACGCCAATGAGGTGATCGCCACCCTTGCCACGCGCGCATTGGGCCGCGAGGTACACCCCAATGACCACGTCAACGCGTCGCAATCGTCGAACGACGTGTTCCCGACCTCCGTGCACATCGCCGCCACCGCCGGAGTCATGCACGACCTGATTCCGGCGCTCGCCCACCTGGCGGACGCGCTGGCCGACAAGTCCCAGGAATTTGCGGTCGTGGTCAAGTCTGGGCGCACGCACCTCATGGATGCCACGCCCGTGACGCTGGGGCAAGAATTCGGCGGATACGCGGCCGCGATCGGCTACGGCATCGAGCGTTTGCAGGCTGCCCTGCCGCGGGTCGCGGAGGTGCCCCTTGGCGGCACCGCGGTCGGTACCGGAATCAACACGCCGAAGGGGTTTCCGCAACGCGTCATCGCGCTGCTGCGCGAGGACACCGGCCTGCCGCTGACAGAGGCGCGCAACCATTTCGAGGCCCAATCGGCGCGCGACGGGCTGGTCGAACTGTCCGGCGCGCTGCGCACCATCGCCGTTTCCCTGACCAAAATATGCAACGACCTGCGCTGGATGGGTTCGGGGCCCAACACGGGACTAGGCGAGATCGCCATCCCGGACCTACAGCCCGGCTCGTCGATCATGCCCGGCAAGGTCAACCCCGTGATTCCGGAGGCGGTCCTGATGGTGGCCGCGCGCGTTATCGGTAACGACGCGACGGTCGCGTGGGCGGGCGCCTCGGGTGCGTTCGAGCTGAACGTGCAAATCCCCGTGATCGCGCTGGGCGTTTTGGAATCGTTGCGCCTGCTCACCAACGCATCGGTGGTGCTGGCGGACAAGACCGTGGCGGGCCTGACGGCACACGTCGATCGCTGCCGCACCCTGGCTGAGTCCTCGCCATCGATCGTGACCCCGCTGAACCGGGTGATTGGGTACGAGGCCGCCGCCAAGGTCGCCAAGCACGCCGTAAAAGATGGCGTCACGGTGCGCCAGGCGGTCATTGACCTGGGCTTCGTTGAGCGCGGGGAACTGACCATCGAGCAGCTCGATCAGGCGCTCGACGTCCTGTCGATGACCTGAGCCAAGCCCCGCGCAATTCCCCCGCGCCAGCAGGCGTCGTCGTGACCACCATCGAATTCGTGGTACATCACCCCCGGGTATCGGGCGACGGTTTGCCGGTGCAGCGGCGCAAGCACCCATTCTCGCTCCCCCACCTCCGCGTAGAGGTGGGTGGCGTTTGTGGCCGGCGGTTTCACCGCTGGTTCCATCCATAGGGACGAGGACTGCGCCACCGCGCTTGCCGCCCCGCTTTCCCACACCCGCAGGGCCGTGAGGCCGCCCAGCGACTGGCCCGCCACGACCGTGCGTGCGGGGTCGGTCGTGATGCGCGGATCGGCGAGACGGGCCCACGCAATGAGCGTGTCGGCGATGTAGCGGGCGGCATCCGGGGAACCGAGATGCCGCCACCGGTTGCTGCGATCCCCGGCCGGCACCAAGACCAGCACGCAGGCGGGCAGCACCTTGGCTCCCACCATCGCGTCAATGACGCCCGGCAGCACCGGCGCCCAGGTTTCGCCGTCCAGCGCAACGATGAGCGGAGCGTTGGGTTGGAGTTCGCCGGAGACGTGCCACCACCCCGTTTGCCCGCCGGGCAGCCGCACCCGCGCGGGCAGCGGCCCGCGCTGCAGGTACGGCCGCTGGACGCGATCGCGGCCGTGGGCTTCAAGGCGGCAACGCTGTCCGTCGAAGGCGACGCTTACCCCGGTGCCACCGTGACGCTGAAGGGCGCCGGATGGGTCAACAAGGCGAGCACCGCCGGATCGAAGATCGCGATCAAGCTCGCCAAGGACGCGAACGCGAACCCGCAATCGGAGTTCTTCGCACCGAACCCGTTCACGACGATTCAGGCGAGTGAAAATGGCACATTCTCGCAAGCAATCACCCTGCCAAAGGAAGGCGTCGTTGCGGGTTCAGTCATCGGAATCCGGGCGCTGTCCGGATCGCTGGCCGACGACGACGTGAATCGATCGGTCGTCACTGCCGTGACGGTGGTCGCCACGCCAACCAACCCGTCCGACCCGACCGACCCGACCGACCCGACCGACCCGTCGAACCCGTCGCAGCCCACCAACCCGTCCGGGACGGGGAGCAACGCGGGAACGTCAGGATCAAAGGCCAAGGCACCCACGAAGAAGGCGCTCAAGAAGGCCGTGAAGAAGGCCCTGAAGGGTAAGGCCAAGGTCGGTAAGAAGGTCACGGTCAAGCTCAGCGGCAAGAAGTTCGCCAAGAATGCCAAGGTTACGGTCCGCTGGGTCGTAGGCAAGAAGGCGGTCAAGGGCAAGAAGGGCACCAACAAGACCTACAAGGTTCGCAAGTCGAACGTTGGTAAGGCCCTGCGCGTGCGCGTCACCGTCAAGGTGCCCGGCGTCAAGAAGGTGACCACGACAGTCCTGGTCGAGAAGCGTATCCGCTAGCGCCTGCGCAACAGCCGGACACGTATTTTCCCGCGAGGCAAGGGGTGTCCGGCCGGTTTCCAACCGGCCGGGCACCCCCATTTTTGTCGATTCGGTCGGGTCGGGACGCGGAGCCCTCGTCCCCTATTCCCCGACGCGTTGAGAGACTACGCAACCTCCAGGGATTCGAGCATTTCGGTGACCAGAGCCGCGACCGCGGATCGCTCCGGGCGCACCAGTGTGGTGTGCGAAAACAGCGGCTGCCCCTTGAGCGATTCGACGACGGATGCAACCCCATCGTGCCTGCCCACGCGCAGATTATCGCGCTGCGCGACGTCGTGAGTCAGGACCACCTTGGCATTCTTACCTATGCGCGAGAGCACGGTCAACAACACGTTGCGTTCCAGCGATTGGGCCTCGTCGACGATCACGAACGCGTCATGGAGCGACCTGCCGCGAATGTGGGTCAGCGGCAGGACTTCGAGCATCCCGCGGTCGACTATTTCCTCCACCACGGTCGGCGAAACCAACGATCCGAGCGTGTCGAAGACGGCCTGTCCCCAGGGGTTCATTTTCTCGGCCTCGGCTCCCGGCAGGTAGCCGAGTTCTTGCCCACCGACGGCAAACAGCGGCCTGAATACGATGACCTTGCGGAATACCTGCTGTTCCATGACCTGTTCTATCCCCGCGGCGAGCGCAAGCGCGGATTTTCCGGTGCCTGCGCGCCCGCCGATCGACACTATGCCGACGGCGGGATCCAGCAGTGCGGCGATCGCAAGTCGTTGTTCGGCCGAGCGCCCGTGCAGGCCGAATACTTGTTGGTCGCCGCGCACCAGTTCGAGGTGCTTATCGGCGCTCAGCCGCGCGAGCGCCGAACCGCTATCGCAGTGCAATACCACCCCGGCGTTGCAGGGCCAGGCCTGCGCCGCAGCGCGCGCCTCATCGTGCAGATCGGCGAGTGCCAGCGCGTCGTTCTGCCACAGGGCGTCGAGTTCCGCGCCAAGGACTTCCAGGTGCTCGACTCCGGTCCAACCCGAATTCGGCGCCGATTGAGCCCGATATTCCTCAGCATTGAGCCCCAGCGCGGCGGCCTTGACACGCATGGGCAAGTCCTTGGAAACGACCGTCACCCCTTCGCCGTCGGCGGCGAGGTTGGCGGCGACCGCAAGTATCCGCGAATCGTTGTCGCCGAGCCTAAATCCCGCGGGGAGCACGCCCTGATCGATGTGGTTCAGCTCGATGCGGATACTCCCGCCCTGGTCCCCCACCGGCACCGCGGTGTCGAGCCTGCCGTGCTTGATGCGCAGATCGTCCAGGTAACGCAGCGCCGACCTGGCAAAGTATCCCAGGTCCGGATGGTGGCGTTTGGCCTCTAGCTCCGTTACAACAACAACGGGGACGACCACGTGGTGTTCCGCGAATCGGTCGAATGCACGCGGGTCCGAAAGCAACACCGACGTGTCGATGACGTATGTCAGAGCCATGATTTCCTCCTCGCGGCACCCTCGCGCCGCTTTCGTTGCGATGCGTCTGGTTAGGTTTCGCGAGCGGGTTGTCCCGTCATGTTCAGTAAATTACATCCGCGTAGTTTGGTCCGCTACCTGGTGTTCCAAGGTTTTACCAGGTGTTCACGCCGGGCCGTGCACTGAGTGCAACTTCGCCGTAGGATTGCCGTGTGAGAAGCGATCGCGAACGACGCTCGAGTGCGTGCCTCGCCGCGCGCGGGAGCGCGGGTGGGGGCGCGGGCACGGCGGTTGCGGATCCCGGCGACGGGACATCCGCGGTCACGAATCCGGCCACGGGCACGGCGGGCGCGGGCGCGGCGTTCGCGGATCCGGGCGGCGGGACACCCGCGGGCGCGGGCGCGGCGGTCGCGCCGAGGCGCCGCTTAGACCGCGAGCGCTGTCACGCAGCACTGCTCGCAGCGGCATTCGACCTCACGCGCACCCGCGGCCCCGACGCTTACTCGTTTTCGGACATCGCCGCGCGTGCGGGCGTCTCCCGGCGCACGGTCTTCAACCACTTCCCGACGCGGGAATCGCTCACGCTCGAAATGTGCGGCCACGTGCTCGCCGCGGCGGTTGATCGCATCGAAGTGACGCTGGCCCGCGACTCGCCAATGAATAAGGACGAGTTCTTCGCCTCCCTCACTAGCGCCCTTCTTGCCGCGGATCTGCCAGCCGCTGCCGCGGACATCACCACTGTCGTGGGAACCGATGCCAGCCCCGCCAAGCAAAACGCGATCTTGCGCCTGGTTCTGGAGCGCGTCAACCAGATATTTGCGGACCATGCGCGCAGGGCGTTCCCGGCGGTCAGCGACTTTGCGATAGCGCTCCTGGTCAGCCAGATCACCAGCGGCATAGTGACCGCCTCGACCTATTGGCATGAAACTTACCGGCCCACCGATTGGCCGGGACACGTCCGCCTGCTCGTCGCAGGCATCGCGACGGGTCACCCCGCATCACCAGCACACTGATCGCACCGATCCGGAAAGGCACTCCCTTGGCTTCATTTCTCTATCGCATCGGTGGCGTCAGCGCCCGCAGGCCGTGGCTCGTGGTCACGGCTTGGATGGTGGTCGTGGCGATCGCCGCAGCGACTTACAGCGCCTTCGCCGGGGCGATGACGTCTCAAATCACGATCCCAAATACGCCCACCTCCAAAGTCACCGACATGCTCGCCAGCGAGTTCCCGTCTGCGTCCGGTGGGAGCGGCACCGTCGTGGTCACCACAGAAGACGGGTCCGCCTTCACCGACGCGCAACGCGCGGCAGTATCGGCTGTCGTCACCGAAATAGGCGACGTCGCCGGGGTCGCCGGCGCGGTCGATCCGTTCACGGTCGAAGAGCAAAAGTCCCAACAGCAAGAACAGCTGGCCGCGGGGCAGAAACAGGCGCAAGAGGCCAGCGAGCAGATCAAAGAATCTCAGGCCACGATCGACGAGGGCCGGGCGGCAATCACCGCCGGGCGCACCGAGTTGGGAAACCAGATCGCACAGGCAAAGGCCGCCGGCCTCTATGAGGCGAACAAGTCCGAGTTCAACCGCCAGCAAGAGGCCCTCGATGATAAGACCACGGAGCTAGACCAGGCGCAGGCCAAGGTCGATGCGTCGACTGCCGCCATCGCCGCTTCCACGCCCAAGGCCGACGCGGGCGCGCAGTTGCTCGCAGCCGCTCGGGAATTCCGCACCGTGGCCGCCGATGGCAGCACTGCAATCATCACGGTGCAGTTCACCGACCGCGCGATGGCCGTTCCGCAGTCCGTGATCGACTCGGTAGTCGGGATCGTGAACACGGCGAACATCGGCGGTGTCAGCTTCTACGCCTCGAACGACCTGGTGCAAACCATTCCGAAGATTCTGGGGCCAGCGGAAATAATCGGTGTCCTGATCGCCGCGATAGTTCTGGTGGTGATGCTTGGAACTGTGATCGGCGCGGGTCTTCCCATCGGCGCCGCTCTCATGGGAGTCGCCGTCGCGACCCTGGGGTCGCTATCCCTTTCCGGCGTCATCGATTTCATCTCAGTGACACCAGTGCTAGGGATCATGCTGGGGTTGGCGGTCGGGATCGACTACTCCTTGTTCATCTTGAGCAGGCACCGTCGTCAGCTCAAAGCTGGGATGGGAGCGGCTGAATCCATCGCATTAGCGAACGGCACGTCCGGCAACGCCGTTGGGTTCGCGGGAACGACCGTAATCATCGCACTACTGGGCCTGAACTTGACAAGGATTCCGTTCCTGGCACTGATGGGCAATGTTGCGGCGTTCGCGGTGCTCGTCGCTATTCTCATTGCTGTAACGCTCACACCAGCGCTGCTGTCGCTGATCGGGAAGCGGATCCTGCGGCGATCGGAGCGCGCCACCATAGGCCACGAGGAGCACGTCGCCCAGACCAATCGCCCCATGAACACCTGGCGCGCGCTGGCGACCGTGCTGCTGGGCGCCGTGGGACTGATCGTGATAGCGCTCCCCGCGACTACCATGCGCCTGGGCCTGCCGGATGGTTCGGCGGAGCCTGTCGGCTCCAGTGCCTACAACGCATACAACGTGGTTGCCGACAAATTCGGGGCCGGCTTCGATGCGCGGCTACTTGTAGTCGCGACCATGCCACAGGCCGTGGACGACGAGTCCGCAACGCTGGCGCAGGCGGCGATGACCACGCAGATCATGAAGTACCCCGATGTCGTGGCCGTCGTCCCGATCGGTGTTTCTGATAGCGGGAAGGTCATCGCCTACCAGGTCATTCCCCGCGAGGGACCCAACGCCGAGTCAACGTTCACCCTGGTCAGCGACCTGCGTGCGGCTTCTCCGCTGACGGTATCGGACCAGAGCATTTCCATAGGCGTGGCCGGATCGACCAGCGCAACGATCGATGTGTCGAACCGGCTCGCCGACGTGTTGCCCATGTACCTATCCGTGGTGGTGGGGTTATCGTTCCTCATCTTGATGATCGCGTTCCGGTCAATACTTGTGCCGCTGATAGCATCCGCCGGGTTCGTTTTGTCGCTGCTCGCATCGTTCGGTGGCATTACGGCGATCTACCAGTGGGGCTGGTTCGCCGGCGTGTTCGACGTCAACTCCCCCGGACCGATTCTGGCATTCCTGCCGGTCCTGACCATCGGAATTCTGTTCGGCTTGGCCATGGATTATCAACTCTTCATCGCTGCGGGTATGCGCGAATCTTTCGTGCACGGGGCGAGCCCGCGAATCGCGGTGCGACGCGGTTACCTAGCGGGAAGGTCCGTCGTCGCGGCCGCGGCCGTGATCATGATTTCGGTATTTGGCGGGTTCGTCTTCGCTGACTCGCACATGATCCGGTCTATCGGATTCGCACTCGCGTTCGGGGTGTTGCTTGATGCCTTTGTGGTTCGCATGATGATAATCCCGGCGGCGATGCACCTTTTGGGAGGCGCCGCGTGGTGGATACCGCGGTGGCTGGACCGCCTGCTGCCCGACGCGGACATCGAGGGGGCCAAGCTCGAGCGCGAGCACCCGCCGGTCGAGCAGGAATCGCCGGTCGAGAGTAACCCGCGCTTCCCCCGGTCGCCGGTCGA
This is a stretch of genomic DNA from Rarobacter incanus. It encodes these proteins:
- a CDS encoding MMPL family transporter, producing the protein MASFLYRIGGVSARRPWLVVTAWMVVVAIAAATYSAFAGAMTSQITIPNTPTSKVTDMLASEFPSASGGSGTVVVTTEDGSAFTDAQRAAVSAVVTEIGDVAGVAGAVDPFTVEEQKSQQQEQLAAGQKQAQEASEQIKESQATIDEGRAAITAGRTELGNQIAQAKAAGLYEANKSEFNRQQEALDDKTTELDQAQAKVDASTAAIAASTPKADAGAQLLAAAREFRTVAADGSTAIITVQFTDRAMAVPQSVIDSVVGIVNTANIGGVSFYASNDLVQTIPKILGPAEIIGVLIAAIVLVVMLGTVIGAGLPIGAALMGVAVATLGSLSLSGVIDFISVTPVLGIMLGLAVGIDYSLFILSRHRRQLKAGMGAAESIALANGTSGNAVGFAGTTVIIALLGLNLTRIPFLALMGNVAAFAVLVAILIAVTLTPALLSLIGKRILRRSERATIGHEEHVAQTNRPMNTWRALATVLLGAVGLIVIALPATTMRLGLPDGSAEPVGSSAYNAYNVVADKFGAGFDARLLVVATMPQAVDDESATLAQAAMTTQIMKYPDVVAVVPIGVSDSGKVIAYQVIPREGPNAESTFTLVSDLRAASPLTVSDQSISIGVAGSTSATIDVSNRLADVLPMYLSVVVGLSFLILMIAFRSILVPLIASAGFVLSLLASFGGITAIYQWGWFAGVFDVNSPGPILAFLPVLTIGILFGLAMDYQLFIAAGMRESFVHGASPRIAVRRGYLAGRSVVAAAAVIMISVFGGFVFADSHMIRSIGFALAFGVLLDAFVVRMMIIPAAMHLLGGAAWWIPRWLDRLLPDADIEGAKLEREHPPVEQESPVESNPRFPRSPVE